From the Brassica napus cultivar Da-Ae chromosome A8, Da-Ae, whole genome shotgun sequence genome, one window contains:
- the BNAA08G02550D gene encoding precursor of CEP16: MVIAKNRTEHYVVLVLVLINMVGSVLLATEGRPVKYSSTALTQLRDSPVYNGSVMSKLKPVESSAQDVSWLATVKQSGPSPGVGHHRAKGYKTFGRVRDESGPSPGVGH, from the coding sequence ATGGTGATTGCTAAGAACCGCACAGAGCACTACGTAGTATTGGTCCTTGTTCTGATAAATATGGTGGGATCAGTGTTACTAGCCACTGAAGGACGACCGGTCAAGTATAGTTCGACAGCTTTGACCCAGTTAAGAGATTCACCTGTGTACAATGGAAGCGTAATGTCTAAGCTTAAACCAGTTGAGTCATCTGCACAAGATGTTTCTTGGCTAGCCACGGTGAAGCAGTCCGGACCAAGCCCAGGGGTTGGTCATCATCGAGCCAAAGGATACAAGACCTTTGGACGAGTCAGAGACGAATCTGGTCCTAGTCCTGGTGTTGGACACTAA